Proteins encoded within one genomic window of Mustela erminea isolate mMusErm1 chromosome 21, mMusErm1.Pri, whole genome shotgun sequence:
- the LEPROTL1 gene encoding leptin receptor overlapping transcript-like 1 — MAGIKALISLSFGGAIGLMFLMLGCALPIYNQYWPLFVLFFYILSPIPYCIARRLVDDTDAMSNACKELAIFLTTGIVVSAFGLPIVFARAHLIEWGACALVLTGNTVIFATILGFFLVFGSNDDFSWQQW; from the exons ATGGCCGGCATCAAAG CTTTGATTAGTTTGTCCTTTGGAGGAGCAATTGGGCTGATGTTTTTGATGCTTGGATGTGCCCTTCCAATATACAA ccaaTACTGGCctctctttgttctgtttttttacaTCCTTTCACCTATTCCATACTGCATAGCGAGAAGATTAGTGGATGACACAGATGCTATGAGTAACGCTTGTAAGGAACTTGCCATATTTCTTACGACAGGCATTGTTGTCTCAGCTTTTGGGCTCCCTATCGTATTTGCCAGAGCACATCTG ATTGAGTGGGGAGCTTGTGCACTTGTTCTCACAGGAAACACAGTCATCTTTGCAACTATACTGGGCTTTTTCTTGGTCTTTGGAAGCAATGATGACTTCAGCTGGCAGCAGTGGTGA
- the MBOAT4 gene encoding ghrelin O-acyltransferase isoform X1: protein MDRLTLFFLRPVSLYQGAAFPFALLFNYLCILDSFPTHARYLFLLAGGGALALAAMGSFAVLVLIPALWAAVLISWRGPRDVHRWAFISQMSWQTLCHLGLHYTEYYLRERPSTRFCITLSSLMLLTQRVTSLSLDIREGKVKAASRGIGKRSSLSEHLCEALPYISYLLFFPALLGGPLCSFQKFQARVQGSGTLSPRRSLWALSQRGLQILGLECLKVVLGKVVRAGAGLADCQQLECIRVMWSTAGFFKLTYYSCWILDDALLHAAGFGPGFGHSPSEEGYLPDADIWTLETTHRISLFTRKWNQSTARWLRRLVFQHGGTWPLLQTFAFSAWWHGLHPGQVFGFLCWALMVEADYLIHTSAGLFIRSWPMHLLYRALTWAHTQLIIAYIMLAVEARSLSSLWLLCNSCNSVFPLVYCILRFLLGKRKQTFN, encoded by the exons gTACCTCTTTCTCCTGGCTGGAGGGGGCGCCCTGGCCTTGGCAGCCATGGGTTCCTTCGCTGTGCTGGTCCTCATCCCCGCTCTGTGGGCTGCGGTGCTGATTTCCTGGCGTGGCCCACGGGATGTGCACAGGTGGGCGTTCATTTCCCAGATGAGCTGGCAGACGCTCTGTCACCTGGGGCTGCACTACACCGAATACTATCTTCGAGAACGTCCTTCCACGAG GTTCTGCATCACTCTTTCTTCCCTCATGCTATTGACCCAGAGGGTGACGTCCCTCTCTCTGGATATCCGTGAGGGAAAAGTGAAGGCAGCATCAAGAGGCATCGGGAAAAGAAGCTCGTTGTCTGAGCATCTGTGTGAGGCGCTGCCCTACATCAGCTACTTGCTCTTTTTCCCTGCTCTCTTAGGAGGCCCCCTGTGTTCCTTCCAGAAATTCCAGGCTCGTGTCCAAGGGTCTGGCACTTTGAGTCCCAGGCGCTCCCTCTGGGCTCTGAGCCAGAGGGGTCTGCAGATCCTGGGTCTCGAGTGCCTAAAGGTGGTTTTGGGGAAGGTGGTGAGAGCAGGAGCAGGTCTGGCTGACTGCCAGCAGCTCGAGTGTATTCGAGTCATGTGGTCCACGGCCGGATTCTTCAAACTCACCTACTACTCTTGCTGGATCCTGGATGACGCCCTCCTCCATGCCGCGGGCTTTGGACCTGGGTTTGGTCACAGCCCCAGTGAAGAGGGCTACCTCCCCGATGCGGACATCTGGACACTGGAAACGACCCACAGGATCTCCCTGTTCACGAGAAAGTGGAACCAAAGCACAGCGCGGTGGCTCCGACGCCTCGTGTTCCAGCACGGCGGGACCTGGCCGCTGCTGCAGACCTTTGCCTTCTCGGCCTGGTGGCATGGGCTCCATCCAGGACAGGTGTTCGGtttcctgtgctgggctctgatgGTGGAGGCCGATTACCTGATTCACACTTCTGCCGGCTTGTTTATCAGATCCTGGCCAATGCACCTGCTCTACCGAGCGCTCACTTGGGCCCACACCCAGCTCATCATTGCTTATATAATGCTGGCTGTGGAGGCCCGgagcctctcctccctctggctgctgtgtaaTTCCTGCAACAGTGTCTTCCCCCTGGTGTACTGCATTTTGCGTTTTCTattgggaaagagaaagcagacatttaactga
- the MBOAT4 gene encoding ghrelin O-acyltransferase isoform X2 encodes MGSFAVLVLIPALWAAVLISWRGPRDVHRWAFISQMSWQTLCHLGLHYTEYYLRERPSTRFCITLSSLMLLTQRVTSLSLDIREGKVKAASRGIGKRSSLSEHLCEALPYISYLLFFPALLGGPLCSFQKFQARVQGSGTLSPRRSLWALSQRGLQILGLECLKVVLGKVVRAGAGLADCQQLECIRVMWSTAGFFKLTYYSCWILDDALLHAAGFGPGFGHSPSEEGYLPDADIWTLETTHRISLFTRKWNQSTARWLRRLVFQHGGTWPLLQTFAFSAWWHGLHPGQVFGFLCWALMVEADYLIHTSAGLFIRSWPMHLLYRALTWAHTQLIIAYIMLAVEARSLSSLWLLCNSCNSVFPLVYCILRFLLGKRKQTFN; translated from the exons ATGGGTTCCTTCGCTGTGCTGGTCCTCATCCCCGCTCTGTGGGCTGCGGTGCTGATTTCCTGGCGTGGCCCACGGGATGTGCACAGGTGGGCGTTCATTTCCCAGATGAGCTGGCAGACGCTCTGTCACCTGGGGCTGCACTACACCGAATACTATCTTCGAGAACGTCCTTCCACGAG GTTCTGCATCACTCTTTCTTCCCTCATGCTATTGACCCAGAGGGTGACGTCCCTCTCTCTGGATATCCGTGAGGGAAAAGTGAAGGCAGCATCAAGAGGCATCGGGAAAAGAAGCTCGTTGTCTGAGCATCTGTGTGAGGCGCTGCCCTACATCAGCTACTTGCTCTTTTTCCCTGCTCTCTTAGGAGGCCCCCTGTGTTCCTTCCAGAAATTCCAGGCTCGTGTCCAAGGGTCTGGCACTTTGAGTCCCAGGCGCTCCCTCTGGGCTCTGAGCCAGAGGGGTCTGCAGATCCTGGGTCTCGAGTGCCTAAAGGTGGTTTTGGGGAAGGTGGTGAGAGCAGGAGCAGGTCTGGCTGACTGCCAGCAGCTCGAGTGTATTCGAGTCATGTGGTCCACGGCCGGATTCTTCAAACTCACCTACTACTCTTGCTGGATCCTGGATGACGCCCTCCTCCATGCCGCGGGCTTTGGACCTGGGTTTGGTCACAGCCCCAGTGAAGAGGGCTACCTCCCCGATGCGGACATCTGGACACTGGAAACGACCCACAGGATCTCCCTGTTCACGAGAAAGTGGAACCAAAGCACAGCGCGGTGGCTCCGACGCCTCGTGTTCCAGCACGGCGGGACCTGGCCGCTGCTGCAGACCTTTGCCTTCTCGGCCTGGTGGCATGGGCTCCATCCAGGACAGGTGTTCGGtttcctgtgctgggctctgatgGTGGAGGCCGATTACCTGATTCACACTTCTGCCGGCTTGTTTATCAGATCCTGGCCAATGCACCTGCTCTACCGAGCGCTCACTTGGGCCCACACCCAGCTCATCATTGCTTATATAATGCTGGCTGTGGAGGCCCGgagcctctcctccctctggctgctgtgtaaTTCCTGCAACAGTGTCTTCCCCCTGGTGTACTGCATTTTGCGTTTTCTattgggaaagagaaagcagacatttaactga